In the Populus nigra chromosome 2, ddPopNigr1.1, whole genome shotgun sequence genome, TCAGAACAGACTCTGCTTGAGGCATTGGAATGGCAGTTCTATCATTCATCCCTCACATGTTCATAATACTGATCCTATTATAAATTGTTGTTGCTAGGATCAATGGAGCTTCTTTAATAGCAGCTGTGAAATTGTTTACAAATATATTTCTGGATCAAAGATCGTACTGTAAGGCATTCTAATTAAAAGATCAACTAATTGAGTAAATTAGATGAGCTTCTTAAGCTTATTCATCTGAAGAGGACGGCGTTGTAAAAAAGAGGATGCTGATTACTCATACCAGAGAGCATTAATGACAACCATAGGcattgcttataatttatgCTTGCAAAAATACCAGTTTGAAGTGGTATCAGACAATCTGTAGAATTATAAGACCAAAGTAATTGGCATGGATGTCACTTGGAGGTGATAAATACTTACCCTGTATAATCTCCATGTTGATGGTGTGATTAAACATAACATAACACTTGGTTACTTATCCTTTTCCTTCCATTTTGTTAGTGATTAATTCCTATTACCAATATCTTACGAGACAACAAATTTTCCCTTGTTCCAGTTTTTCCAAGGATACATTTCACAATTGCTACAATCTCCCAGTTACATAACCAGAAGGCATGCTGTCAAGGTAATACAGGATTCACAGGAGCAATATACATTTTGCATCAtttgttgatttatattttttatgataaaatcatCTTCGtccaaatttatttatattttttctataaaaaataattacagtaCTATATGTTTAAATCCCATTGCTGGAAATTAATAATCTCAAATATTTGAAAGCAACTataagcatgaaaaaaaaaagtgaagggGAAAAtcctttttgattttattttctctgaAGGCTttcctttattgttttttcccaaaaacaaatcagagaTATTTGTTCAGGAGAAATAGAATACAACATCTTTTCTGACTAGCATATAACGTGCTTCAGCTGTTGGGAGACATGTTACTTGACCGCTCAAATTCTGCTGTGATGGTTCGGTATGTGAGTTCATTGGAGAACATGAGGATCTTGATGAATCTTTTCAgggtatctctctctctctctctctctcgccccCTCCCTCTCTGATTTACCATATTTGCACACAGCATGTGCATGTGTTTGTATAAAATCTTAGTACTTTAATGCCACTATAAATCTTGGTTCCTTCATTTGCAGGATTCAAATAAGACAATACAACTGGACACGTTTCATTTGTTCAAGGTAGTGTAGTAAGATATTTGAATATTGTAGATATTTTGTCTGCTTTTATTGATCTGTCATATTTTAATTAACCTTTTGTAAATGATAGTTATTTGTAGCAAATCAAAAAAAGCCTCCTGAGATCATCAGTGTACTTGTTACAAATCGAAGCAAGCTTCTTAGGTTTCTAGGCGACTTCAGCATTGATAAAGGTAAAAGTGATAATTAGAAAACGAAGTTCTGAAGTTTGTGGTCCTTGTTACCTTATACTAGATTGCTAATGAAAACAAGGATATTAATTCTGCTTAATTATTTTCAGAGGACGAACAATTTGAAGCTGACAAAGCTCGAGTCATCAAAGAGATTGCCACTCTAGAAATCATCGGTGATCGCTCATGCACAGATGCAGATGATTGCGAGGTTGAATCTTAATTAAATTGTccttaaatttacaatatttttgcATTTGGGAAACTGTTTAGGATCTAGTTTATCCATGGTCTTATGTTACTTCTGCTAGAACTTGTACAAGAGTGTtcctattttattatatgttggTTCTGTTTAGATAGAAATGTCTTTGAAGCACCTGTGCCTTTAGTCAAACTGCATTTCAGGTGCTACTAATTATTTCTTCCCCTCGTTGAATACCGTAAAATCTTATCAACCATGAAAATCTCACCTCTCCAGAAATCAATGATTGCTCATGCACAGATGCTTGTGGAGATATTGCCCATAGAAAATCCCATCTTCCTGTGACTTAAAAGAGTAGTCTTCCGAaacagttttcatgatttttttgaataacCACATAGTTTTCCGAAATGAAGGTTGACATTTTCCAAAACCGAATTTCTACTTCTTACTGCTTTCCGACCGCATGACTCAACATTTGTTTGAAACTTTCTATGCCATGACAGGATGTTTCCCAATCATCGCCTGCTTTTCCATTAATCAGATAATGCATGAACCAGAGAATGACAAATGCCTTCTAGAGCTCCTCGCACTCTGGAAGTGCTCAGGGGTCATATTATTACATTTCAATCGAGTGCTAACTGGGCCATGCTggacttcttttaaaaaagttatgtgGCTATGACTACTAATTGGACCAATCCCATGCATGACTTCCCAGGTATGACAAACCGCCAAAGGCATCAGGTGCAGACCTGACAAGGAGATAAAACCAGCTTTCTAATCTCACCCTCAACTCCACACAAAAATACAATAACCAAAGAAGACTATGATGATGTTATCCTCCATCCATGCAAGCAGGCATGCCTGCCTGCCTGCTGGCTAGAATATGGAAGATCACAGAATTTctcaaaagaagaaatagcaaGGCTGTATTTGTAAATCAtgaccaaataaaaacaaatacaagctCTATTAAATCATATATGTGATCCAAAAATACATCAATCGTCATGTAATAGAATGccgagaaataaaaacaaaaaaaccgaaGCTCGCTAATGAACTTCTATCAGGTGTCTACATATAACACAGAGCATGTTAATTGATGTTAAACCAACCATCAGTTACGCAGTCTGCTGTGCCCTGGAGCCATATACATTTTCTCCATTAACATGCTTATCAGAACTTGCAGCCTGCTTTCTCTTAATCACAATGAACCAAGTAACTGCTTCCATAACAGCCGCCACAACCACAAGAAATATTAGAACACCAGTATAAGCCTTTTTCCAGTTATCCTCACTGTCCAAAACATCAAATCCCTCAAAGATGTTAGCAATGCTCAGAATCACGGTAGTATATCCGATGGTGTGGTGGTATATGTTCCAATACAGTCTGTATTTGTGGTCTGGCTTTGGCCTCAAAAGCAAGGCAAGCACCTGCAAACAGGGCGGCAATGCATTATTTTACATTACTTGAGTAGAAATTATAGTGGGGACATCGGTTTCTTTGCCGGAGAAGAGAGAACCTAAAAAAGTAAGTCCATCTATTTTTACATCTGTTTTTTCCATGTTGTACTAATGGAAGCTGAAAGAAGTTTAATGACaatcaaatttcaattaattgcTCTAAgctagaagaaagaaaaaaagcgaTGTGCTAGTAAATACCTGAAGGGTTCCAAGGGCGAAGATGATCATGCCAAGATTTCTGTGGGTATCATAGGAAATTCCAGGACTATCGCTTCCGAGTTTTATACCAGTCGCCCATCCAGCAATACCGACAGCATAACCAGAAGTTTGGCACATAACATGCAGGTAAAACCATGCTGGACCTGCTGACTTGAACACCTTTAGGTACCTAGCTATAATGATTCCCACAGGCATAAGAATTCCCCAACTCACTGCATTTAATACTCCATGAACctgaaaaaaccaattaaatcacCTTTAGAATtacaagttagaaaaaaaaatataagttaaacCCATGCCCAGATAGCATCCTCCTATAGCTGTACATACTGCATAATTAATTGACCATCCACTTACATTTCTCTTTCGTTGTTTTGAGGTAGTTCCACCGGTTGTTGTTACTGATCCATTTATAAAATCTACAGTCCCCATCGATTTCCCATTTTGTCCGTTGGTGGGATGTTCACCAGGATTACCTCCATTCATAGGACCTTCTTGCCAAACTTGGTTGGTCAAACGCAAGCTATCTGTAAGCTGAAGTGTTGCAAATATTATCATATCCCCATTGGAGGAAAACTCCGCGGCAATACTGGGGACATCGAAACTCAATCTACCAGGTTGCatatttgggtttttatttAACTGGGTAGTGTAAGCAAGAATGGAGCCATTGGGGTGTTGGTACGCTACAAGAGCCTGTGAACCAGCCATCGCTTGCCAGCTAGGATTTAGAGCCCATGATATCCAGTTAGATGTCGATGCTCCAGATTTGCGAAATGCAATATCAGCTGTCAAGTTCGATGGGTGGTAATTCCAGTGAAGAGAACAGCTCAACTGTGGAAGGTCATTGCAAGTGCTGTACGATCGGTTTCCAGAGAAAGTATAGTTTCCGCAAGTTTGAGCCAGAGATGGGACACATAAGGAGATCAGTAAAGTGCAAGAAAACAACAGAGTTGTTAAAGACTTATCCATGGTTGGTTGGCTGGTTGCTGCTTATAGAAGCAGGGATTGATGTCAGGGATGAGACGCCTACAGAGGATTTACGACCCTTTTTTCCAAAGGGAAAAGCAGGTTTCAGCCCCTAAATGGAATAACTACTGAAACTGTTTCCTGATGAGGTTCTTGTTTCTGTGGGTAGGTTAGAGATTGTGAACCCAGAAACTTGAGATTTATAGGATTCCTCCTGTAAGAAGAGAGGAGGCGTCTTTCGAGGAAAAAGTTATCGAGGGAAAGTGATACATACAAAACTGCCTAGATTAGCTGTGCGCATAGTTTTCAACAGATGCTTCCTTCCACTATATACAAGTtgacagaaaagaaaatcccatggaaagaaaatgataataaatgaaataaatagagaagGTTTTGGGCTAACCTCAAGAAAATCCAACTGGCCAACCTATACAAATAATCTCGACTCAGTTCTTATCTATTTCATCTATCAATG is a window encoding:
- the LOC133681870 gene encoding cytochrome b561 and DOMON domain-containing protein At5g47530-like codes for the protein MDKSLTTLLFSCTLLISLCVPSLAQTCGNYTFSGNRSYSTCNDLPQLSCSLHWNYHPSNLTADIAFRKSGASTSNWISWALNPSWQAMAGSQALVAYQHPNGSILAYTTQLNKNPNMQPGRLSFDVPSIAAEFSSNGDMIIFATLQLTDSLRLTNQVWQEGPMNGGNPGEHPTNGQNGKSMGTVDFINGSVTTTGGTTSKQRKRNVHGVLNAVSWGILMPVGIIIARYLKVFKSAGPAWFYLHVMCQTSGYAVGIAGWATGIKLGSDSPGISYDTHRNLGMIIFALGTLQVLALLLRPKPDHKYRLYWNIYHHTIGYTTVILSIANIFEGFDVLDSEDNWKKAYTGVLIFLVVVAAVMEAVTWFIVIKRKQAASSDKHVNGENVYGSRAQQTA